A window from Flavobacterium lindanitolerans encodes these proteins:
- a CDS encoding ABC transporter permease — protein MAEKIARQENDFNNQQWLYEITPKRKLISFNFDEIWRYRDLLMLFVKRDIVTYYKQTVLGPLWFLIQPLLTSVIQFVIFNKIAQIESDGINYFLFALAGNTLWFYFSDCFKSTSDTFKTNQNIFGKVYFPRVIMPISITISNLLKFGIQFLFFICMMAYFIMQGKAVMPNWEIVFTPILLILMALISLGFGMIISSMTTKYRDLTFLIGFGVQLYMYLTPVVYPTSLVVKKLKPYGYENLVYLNPLTSIFEFFKYSYLGKGEFTTFGLVYSVVFSIVIFLLGLIVFNRTEKNFIDTV, from the coding sequence ATGGCTGAAAAAATAGCAAGACAGGAAAACGACTTCAATAACCAGCAATGGCTTTATGAAATAACTCCTAAAAGGAAACTGATTTCTTTTAATTTTGATGAAATCTGGAGGTATCGTGATTTGTTGATGCTATTTGTAAAGCGCGATATCGTGACCTATTACAAACAGACTGTTCTGGGACCATTATGGTTTTTAATCCAGCCATTACTGACTTCTGTTATCCAGTTTGTGATTTTTAATAAAATAGCCCAGATTGAATCAGATGGAATCAATTATTTCCTGTTTGCTTTGGCAGGGAATACGCTTTGGTTCTATTTTTCGGATTGTTTTAAATCGACTTCAGATACTTTCAAAACCAATCAGAATATTTTCGGGAAGGTTTATTTTCCAAGGGTTATTATGCCCATATCTATAACCATATCCAATCTTTTAAAGTTTGGTATACAGTTTCTGTTCTTTATCTGCATGATGGCTTATTTCATAATGCAGGGCAAAGCAGTCATGCCGAATTGGGAAATCGTATTTACACCCATTCTCTTGATTTTGATGGCCTTAATTTCGCTTGGATTTGGGATGATTATTTCTTCCATGACAACAAAATACAGGGACCTGACTTTCTTGATTGGTTTTGGTGTACAGCTTTATATGTATCTTACTCCGGTAGTTTATCCGACTTCGTTAGTAGTAAAAAAATTAAAGCCTTATGGTTATGAAAACCTGGTGTATCTGAATCCGCTGACCAGTATTTTTGAGTTTTTCAAATATTCTTATCTGGGCAAAGGGGAGTTTACAACATTCGGACTTGTTTATTCGGTGGTATTTTCAATCGTTATCTTTTTATTAGGCCTTATCGTTTTTAATAGAACGGAAAAGAATTTTATTGATACTGTTTAA
- a CDS encoding polysaccharide biosynthesis tyrosine autokinase, with protein sequence MLDPKDFSFFENQNNFDFKGFLIKILSYWKWFLASLIVCFVIAYQVNIRKEKIYGMESLIAIREESNPFFTSNTSLVFNWGGTSDKVQTIITTLKSRSHNEIVVAKLEYYIKYFKQGKYNLIDAYGEAPFKVVIDKSKGQLSGIPIKIKFLNASEYELSIAFENESVNIINYYNDSQSQIAVAIGDYSKRFKVGEQVKLPYLNWKLELKPDASSYAGKEYFVRFDNFNSVVSQYQGISVDSDTKGSSILKLAMQGTNKARMVDYLNTTVEVLRKNQLDSKNQFAINTIAFIDSTLIKMEDQLKGTEGQLKDFRRGKNVLELEDGGEKISEKLAGLDIEKDAINRKIAYYNTLRSYLNNSVDYSKLPAPAVAGIDDPNIVGNVSRLIALSIQRSEKAYAVKNDRFFRDFDNEMESVKKVLLENIAAAKTVIQNDLALVNAKMGQAESTIKRLPDDQQDLLKITRKYDLAESIFNTFLAKRNEANIVKAANLSDIHFIDSAKDTGGGLIGPKTSVNYVLALFLGLMIPLVVVFIITFMDNSIHTVEDIAKLTKIPLLGVIGKKKMASNLAVFEKPKSALAESFRAVRSSLQFLYKKQNVSGAKTLMLTSSISGEGKTFCSINIATVFALSEKKTVIVGLDLRKPKIFGDFDLDNSFGVVNYLIGQKTADEIIQKTRISYLDVITSGPIPPNPAELILGESMKDLLDDLKRKYDYIILDTPPVGLVSDALELAQFCDATLYVVRQNVTKKGMLALVNDKHKRGELTNISIVFNGYESKARYGYGYGYGYGDYSNGYHDEGEPENRFKRLLNKWLKK encoded by the coding sequence ATGCTTGATCCAAAGGACTTTTCATTTTTTGAAAATCAGAACAATTTCGATTTCAAAGGTTTCTTGATAAAAATATTGAGTTACTGGAAATGGTTTTTGGCGAGCCTTATTGTGTGTTTTGTTATAGCCTATCAGGTGAATATCCGTAAAGAAAAAATTTACGGAATGGAGAGCCTTATCGCCATCCGCGAAGAAAGCAATCCTTTTTTTACCTCAAATACGAGTTTGGTTTTTAACTGGGGAGGTACTTCAGATAAGGTGCAGACTATTATAACGACGCTAAAATCACGTTCTCATAATGAAATTGTCGTAGCCAAACTTGAATATTACATCAAATATTTTAAACAGGGAAAATACAACCTGATTGATGCCTATGGAGAAGCCCCGTTTAAGGTGGTAATTGACAAATCTAAAGGACAGTTGTCCGGAATTCCGATTAAAATAAAATTCCTGAATGCTTCAGAATATGAACTTTCGATTGCTTTTGAAAATGAAAGCGTCAATATTATCAACTATTATAACGACAGTCAAAGCCAGATTGCCGTTGCGATAGGAGACTACAGCAAAAGGTTTAAAGTAGGAGAGCAGGTCAAATTGCCTTATCTGAATTGGAAACTGGAATTAAAACCCGATGCGAGTTCGTATGCAGGTAAAGAATATTTTGTGAGATTTGACAATTTCAATAGTGTGGTCAGCCAGTATCAGGGCATTAGTGTAGATAGCGATACCAAAGGCAGTTCTATACTAAAACTTGCCATGCAGGGAACGAATAAGGCCAGAATGGTCGATTATCTGAACACTACGGTTGAGGTATTGCGGAAAAATCAGTTGGACAGCAAAAACCAGTTTGCGATTAATACGATTGCCTTTATTGATAGCACGCTAATCAAAATGGAAGACCAGCTCAAAGGAACCGAAGGACAATTGAAGGATTTCCGCAGGGGCAAAAACGTTCTTGAACTGGAAGACGGAGGTGAAAAAATTTCCGAGAAACTGGCAGGGCTCGATATAGAAAAAGATGCCATTAACCGTAAAATAGCCTATTATAATACATTGCGTTCGTATCTGAACAACAGTGTTGACTATTCAAAATTGCCGGCTCCGGCCGTTGCAGGAATTGATGACCCCAACATTGTGGGTAATGTTTCCCGATTAATAGCGCTTTCCATACAGCGTTCTGAAAAAGCATATGCCGTAAAGAATGACAGGTTTTTCAGGGACTTTGATAATGAAATGGAATCTGTCAAAAAAGTTCTTTTGGAAAACATTGCAGCGGCAAAAACGGTAATCCAGAATGATCTGGCATTGGTCAACGCTAAAATGGGTCAGGCAGAAAGCACCATAAAAAGATTGCCGGATGACCAGCAGGATTTATTGAAAATTACAAGAAAATATGATTTGGCAGAAAGCATATTCAATACTTTCCTGGCCAAAAGAAATGAGGCAAACATTGTCAAGGCAGCTAATCTTTCGGATATTCATTTTATTGATTCGGCAAAAGACACCGGCGGAGGATTAATTGGCCCGAAAACCAGTGTAAATTATGTGCTAGCCCTGTTTCTGGGATTGATGATTCCTTTGGTTGTTGTGTTTATCATTACGTTTATGGATAATAGTATCCATACTGTTGAAGACATAGCCAAACTAACCAAAATACCATTGTTGGGTGTTATTGGCAAAAAGAAAATGGCGAGCAATCTGGCTGTTTTTGAAAAACCAAAATCGGCATTGGCGGAATCTTTCCGTGCCGTCAGGTCATCGTTACAATTCCTGTATAAAAAACAAAATGTTTCAGGAGCAAAAACATTGATGCTGACTTCTTCCATCAGTGGGGAAGGAAAAACGTTCTGCTCCATAAACATTGCCACTGTTTTTGCGTTAAGTGAAAAGAAAACAGTCATTGTAGGTCTGGATTTAAGAAAGCCTAAAATATTTGGCGATTTTGACCTTGACAATAGTTTTGGAGTGGTCAATTATCTGATTGGACAGAAAACAGCAGATGAAATCATCCAGAAAACAAGGATATCGTATTTAGATGTCATTACTTCAGGACCTATTCCACCCAATCCGGCTGAGCTTATTCTTGGCGAAAGCATGAAAGACCTTTTGGATGATTTGAAAAGAAAATACGATTATATTATTTTAGACACGCCACCGGTTGGACTGGTTTCTGATGCTTTGGAATTGGCCCAGTTTTGCGATGCTACGTTGTATGTCGTCCGCCAGAATGTTACCAAAAAAGGAATGCTGGCTTTGGTCAATGACAAGCACAAACGAGGAGAGCTGACCAATATAAGCATTGTCTTTAATGGTTATGAAAGCAAAGCCAGATATGGTTACGGTTATGGATATGGTTATGGCGATTACAGTAATGGTTATCACGATGAAGGCGAACCGGAAAATCGTTTTAAAAGACTTTTAAACAAATGGCTGAAAAAATAG
- a CDS encoding polysaccharide biosynthesis/export family protein — protein sequence MKKSLPFLSIAIVIAIIFTSCVPSQDLIYLQNKNNSETASSVNPVVAKPYRVQTNDILSIKIKALDAALVEMFNATDGNVNNLNEQNLYFNGYSVDDHGNIRIPVLGEVKVVGLTLEEIRIKIEKQLLDEYFHKEANIFVNVKLTGLRYTVNGEIASPGTKVLFQEKVNVMEAIANSGDITMVGNRKEVTIIRQYPHGTEMHTLDLTDANVMKSPYYYIQPNDYIYVKPLKQKSWGTGTTGIQSLATVITLISLVTTAIVLINR from the coding sequence ATGAAGAAATCACTCCCGTTTCTTTCAATAGCAATAGTAATAGCTATTATATTTACCTCATGTGTGCCCAGCCAGGATTTGATATACCTTCAGAACAAGAACAATTCTGAAACGGCTTCTTCAGTCAATCCAGTTGTTGCAAAACCCTATAGAGTACAAACAAACGATATCCTGAGTATTAAAATTAAAGCATTGGACGCCGCTTTGGTAGAAATGTTCAATGCCACAGACGGAAATGTAAATAACCTGAACGAACAAAATTTATATTTTAACGGATATTCTGTTGACGACCACGGAAACATCAGAATTCCGGTTCTTGGTGAGGTGAAAGTTGTTGGGCTTACATTGGAAGAAATCCGGATTAAGATTGAAAAACAACTATTGGACGAATATTTCCACAAAGAAGCAAACATCTTTGTAAATGTAAAACTAACCGGTCTTCGTTATACCGTAAACGGAGAAATCGCATCGCCGGGAACAAAGGTATTGTTTCAGGAAAAAGTCAACGTAATGGAAGCCATTGCAAATTCGGGAGATATAACAATGGTGGGAAACAGGAAAGAAGTAACCATAATCCGCCAATATCCGCACGGAACAGAAATGCACACACTGGACCTGACAGATGCCAATGTCATGAAGTCCCCTTATTACTATATACAGCCCAATGATTATATTTATGTTAAGCCTTTAAAACAAAAATCCTGGGGAACCGGAACAACGGGAATCCAATCGCTGGCAACCGTTATTACCCTGATTTCTCTGGTTACCACAGCAATAGTGCTCATTAATAGATAA
- the recR gene encoding recombination mediator RecR, producing MEFSSKLLEKAVYEMSQLPGIGKRTALRLVLHLLKQPKEQTGLLSQALLTMREEIKFCQSCHNISDVAVCEICSNSNRDHQLICVVEDIRDVMAIENTGQFRGIYHVLGGKISPIDGIGPSQLNIPTLVEKVKSGNIRELIFALSSTMEGDTTNFYIYKQIKDYDVITSTIARGISVGDELEYADEVTLGRSILHRVPFENSFKNT from the coding sequence ATGGAATTTTCTTCGAAACTTTTAGAAAAGGCAGTTTATGAGATGTCTCAATTGCCGGGAATTGGCAAGCGAACTGCATTGCGTTTGGTATTGCATTTGCTAAAGCAGCCAAAAGAACAGACGGGTTTGCTGTCGCAGGCACTTTTGACGATGCGGGAAGAAATCAAGTTTTGCCAGAGCTGCCACAATATTTCAGATGTTGCGGTTTGTGAAATCTGTTCCAATTCCAATCGCGACCATCAGTTGATTTGCGTTGTTGAAGATATCCGCGATGTAATGGCTATTGAAAATACCGGCCAATTCAGAGGGATTTATCACGTATTGGGAGGAAAAATATCTCCTATTGATGGCATTGGCCCAAGCCAGCTGAACATTCCTACCTTGGTCGAAAAAGTCAAATCGGGAAACATCAGGGAACTGATTTTTGCCCTAAGTTCCACTATGGAAGGCGATACCACTAATTTTTATATCTACAAGCAGATTAAAGATTATGATGTAATAACTTCTACAATTGCACGGGGAATTTCTGTAGGCGATGAACTCGAATATGCAGATGAAGTCACACTCGGGAGGAGTATCCTGCACCGGGTTCCCTTTGAAAATTCATTTAAAAATACGTAG
- a CDS encoding sodium:solute symporter produces MKPLTILLIIIIYFGILILISNIVSKKDSGNDAFFKANKNSKWYLVAFGMIGTALSGVTFISVPGQVGSPDIQFKYFQFVLGNAIGFILIAKVLLPLYYRMNLTSIYSYIEQRLGHVAYKTAATIFLISRTIGSAARLYLVVIVLQRYVFNAFGVPFWVTVLISLGLIFAYTYRGGLKTIIITDTLQTLFLVSSVIFTIYFICSSLDYNLPEAFEAVKESSYSKIFFFEDWLKSNYFWKQILGGIFVTLAMVGLDQDLMQKNLSCKNIGEAQKNMFTFTGIFVVINIFFLSVGALLYMYAEKNGISVPLDAVTGKPRTDLLFPEIAFNYLTLVPAIVFLLGLTAATFATTDSALTALTTSFCVDFLGMDKAENAMNPNMVRTRHLVHIGFSLLMFLVILVIYLLNSDAVVGLIFKVAAYTYGPLLGLYSFGLFMKTKTVNDRYVPIICILAPSITFLISSYSTELFGNYQFAEELIILNGGLTFLGLLLISKKATTQTRF; encoded by the coding sequence ATGAAACCACTTACCATTCTCCTGATAATCATTATTTATTTTGGCATATTGATATTGATTTCCAATATCGTCAGTAAAAAGGATTCGGGGAACGATGCCTTTTTTAAGGCTAACAAGAATTCGAAATGGTATTTGGTGGCTTTCGGGATGATTGGAACGGCACTATCCGGCGTGACTTTTATTTCTGTTCCCGGACAGGTTGGCTCACCCGATATACAGTTCAAATACTTTCAGTTTGTTTTAGGAAATGCTATTGGTTTTATACTCATTGCCAAAGTACTACTTCCGCTGTATTACCGAATGAATCTGACTTCAATTTACAGTTATATCGAACAGCGCTTAGGTCATGTTGCCTATAAAACGGCAGCTACTATATTTTTAATAAGCCGTACAATTGGCTCTGCAGCAAGGCTCTATCTTGTCGTTATCGTATTGCAACGCTATGTTTTTAACGCCTTTGGCGTCCCTTTTTGGGTAACGGTACTGATTTCTTTAGGATTGATTTTTGCTTATACGTATCGCGGTGGACTCAAGACGATTATCATTACTGATACGCTACAGACCTTATTCCTGGTTTCTTCCGTTATTTTTACTATCTATTTTATTTGCAGTAGCCTGGATTATAACCTACCAGAGGCTTTTGAAGCCGTAAAAGAGAGCAGTTATTCAAAGATATTTTTCTTTGAAGACTGGCTGAAAAGCAATTATTTCTGGAAACAGATTTTGGGAGGTATATTTGTGACACTGGCTATGGTTGGACTTGACCAGGACCTGATGCAGAAAAACCTGAGCTGCAAAAACATAGGCGAGGCCCAAAAGAACATGTTTACTTTTACAGGGATTTTTGTAGTTATCAATATCTTTTTCCTGAGTGTGGGTGCTTTGCTGTATATGTATGCAGAGAAAAACGGAATCAGTGTTCCTTTGGATGCTGTAACCGGAAAGCCCAGAACCGACCTTCTTTTCCCTGAAATCGCCTTCAATTACCTGACATTGGTTCCCGCAATCGTATTCTTATTGGGTTTGACAGCAGCAACATTTGCAACCACAGATTCTGCATTGACAGCACTGACCACTTCATTTTGTGTTGACTTTTTAGGTATGGATAAGGCCGAAAATGCTATGAATCCGAATATGGTTCGTACCCGCCATCTTGTCCACATCGGGTTTTCATTACTGATGTTTCTGGTTATTCTTGTCATTTATCTTTTAAACAGTGATGCTGTCGTCGGATTAATTTTCAAAGTTGCCGCCTATACTTATGGGCCATTGTTAGGCTTGTATTCTTTTGGATTATTTATGAAAACCAAAACTGTCAATGACCGTTATGTCCCTATTATATGCATATTGGCTCCGAGCATTACATTTTTAATCAGCTCCTATTCTACGGAATTGTTTGGCAATTATCAGTTCGCAGAGGAATTGATTATCCTGAATGGAGGGCTAACCTTTTTAGGATTATTGCTGATTAGTAAAAAAGCAACTACGCAAACGCGATTTTAA
- a CDS encoding CoA-binding protein, with protein sequence MKNKKTLVLGASANPARYSYMAIRNLTAKGHSVVAIGLKEEEVFGVKIQTKQIPFTNVDTVTLYLNPQRQRDYYNYVVSLSPKRVIFNPGTENPEFYQLLKLNNIQVEVACTLVLLSTNQF encoded by the coding sequence ATGAAAAATAAAAAAACATTAGTATTGGGCGCATCAGCCAATCCGGCGCGTTATTCTTACATGGCCATCCGAAATTTAACGGCAAAAGGGCATTCCGTAGTTGCGATAGGTCTTAAGGAAGAAGAAGTGTTTGGAGTAAAAATCCAGACCAAACAGATTCCTTTTACCAATGTCGATACGGTAACGCTATATCTGAATCCGCAAAGACAGAGGGATTATTATAATTATGTCGTTTCCTTATCTCCAAAAAGGGTGATTTTTAATCCGGGAACAGAAAATCCGGAATTTTACCAGCTGCTCAAACTGAATAATATTCAGGTAGAAGTAGCTTGTACATTGGTACTGCTTTCAACAAATCAGTTTTAA
- a CDS encoding carboxypeptidase-like regulatory domain-containing protein: MNFFKNLFTIIVLLISFQGAYSQVLEGHVYDMQNNALQAATVYLDGSTVATTTDAEGYFRINGNANSRATLIVSYMGYKTIRLENPFQHKKIKVLMEEDAITMPEVVLQKGPFTRKEMMKAFKEQFLGNTDAGSSCKILNEDDINLYYDIATNTLNATSHKPIKIKNSYLGYEVFFELADFNVVYRRRSLSSFSIDKSYFSGTTFYKVLSESKKTDKRRLASYLGSTSHFVNTIANESWDKEKLALFVDGFKVDPKKYFEVSDTLGFKKITVLKEPMQQVPIYKKEFPETARKGKTITIGSKPEITGYNEVEVPFNVLFDNKHQSLADFTEKVIFVDENGNYSPVYGVMVGGYMSSLKVGDMLPTDYYQSVKGKY, encoded by the coding sequence ATGAATTTTTTTAAGAACCTTTTTACTATAATAGTACTTTTGATTAGCTTTCAAGGAGCTTATTCCCAGGTTTTGGAAGGGCATGTATATGATATGCAAAATAATGCCCTGCAGGCAGCAACCGTCTATTTGGATGGTTCAACAGTAGCGACAACGACAGATGCAGAAGGTTATTTCAGGATTAATGGTAATGCCAATAGCCGGGCTACTTTAATAGTCAGTTATATGGGATATAAAACCATACGGCTTGAAAATCCTTTCCAACATAAGAAAATAAAGGTTTTGATGGAAGAAGATGCCATTACAATGCCGGAAGTAGTGCTTCAAAAAGGGCCTTTTACCCGAAAAGAAATGATGAAGGCGTTCAAGGAGCAGTTTTTGGGAAATACAGATGCAGGAAGCTCCTGTAAGATACTAAACGAAGATGATATCAATCTGTATTATGATATTGCTACAAATACACTAAACGCCACTTCACACAAACCAATCAAGATAAAAAATTCCTATCTTGGTTATGAAGTGTTTTTTGAACTGGCAGACTTTAATGTGGTATACCGAAGAAGAAGCCTTTCGAGTTTTTCGATTGATAAAAGTTATTTTTCAGGAACTACATTCTACAAAGTGTTGTCCGAATCTAAAAAAACGGACAAGAGAAGACTGGCTTCTTATCTGGGCTCCACTTCCCATTTTGTCAATACAATTGCCAATGAAAGCTGGGATAAAGAAAAACTGGCTCTTTTTGTAGACGGATTTAAGGTTGACCCGAAAAAATATTTCGAGGTAAGTGACACGTTGGGATTTAAAAAAATTACAGTTCTTAAGGAGCCGATGCAGCAGGTTCCGATATACAAAAAAGAATTTCCTGAAACAGCAAGGAAAGGAAAGACCATAACCATTGGTTCAAAACCTGAAATTACAGGTTATAATGAGGTTGAGGTGCCGTTTAATGTTCTGTTTGACAACAAACATCAATCCTTAGCAGATTTTACTGAGAAGGTTATTTTTGTTGATGAAAATGGAAACTACAGTCCGGTATATGGAGTAATGGTAGGAGGTTACATGAGTTCTTTAAAAGTAGGAGACATGCTTCCTACTGATTATTATCAATCCGTCAAAGGAAAATATTGA
- a CDS encoding MarC family NAAT transporter yields the protein MEIFIYVFAALFSVINPLGAIPIFVGLTQQDTKEERSRISLWTAINVFIILIISFFVGQYVLNFFGISIDALRIAGGLIILNSGFALLSGRFNKTRGVNKKVENDAQNRNDIALTPLAIPMLAGPGSISLLIALYQDYQHLNEQIIVCLSIAAVAIVIFLVMRSAHYLSRILGASGIVAISRIIGFIVIAIGVQYISSSVVNILKTISSQ from the coding sequence ATGGAAATTTTCATTTATGTATTTGCAGCGCTATTTTCAGTTATCAATCCGCTTGGTGCCATACCTATTTTTGTCGGGCTTACCCAGCAGGACACCAAAGAAGAACGCTCGAGAATTTCACTTTGGACAGCTATCAACGTCTTTATAATCCTCATCATTTCTTTTTTTGTGGGCCAATATGTTTTGAATTTCTTCGGAATCAGCATTGACGCCTTACGAATTGCGGGAGGGCTTATTATCTTAAATTCAGGATTTGCATTGCTTTCGGGTAGATTCAACAAAACACGAGGGGTCAATAAAAAAGTAGAAAACGATGCCCAAAACAGAAACGATATCGCACTCACGCCCTTGGCCATTCCAATGTTGGCCGGACCAGGCTCTATTTCCTTATTGATTGCGCTTTATCAGGACTACCAACATCTGAATGAACAAATTATCGTATGCCTATCTATAGCGGCTGTTGCTATCGTTATCTTTTTGGTAATGCGAAGTGCCCATTATTTATCCCGAATTCTGGGAGCTTCCGGGATTGTCGCCATTTCGAGAATCATTGGTTTTATTGTTATTGCCATAGGTGTACAATACATTAGCAGTTCGGTTGTAAACATCCTGAAAACAATCTCGTCACAATAA
- the ctlX gene encoding citrulline utilization hydrolase CtlX codes for MKQTTNSILMIRPVAFRMNEQTAVNNYYQKVLDGLHPETVNAKAQQEFDAFVEKLRAAGINVIVVEDTKSPDTPDSIFPNNWISFHENGDVALYPMFAENRREERREDILDLLEDQGYRIDNIVDYTSAEEDNIFLEGTGSLLLDRANGKAYCALSPRADEELLIEFCEDFDYAPVIFEAFQTVNGERKLIYHTNVMMCLGETFAVICADSIDDKQERKMVLDNLKADGKEVILITEDQVNNFAGNMLEVRGKDDKRYLVMSAAAYKSLKPVQIEKLEYHCEIISSSLDTIEACGGGSARCMMAEVFLPKE; via the coding sequence ATGAAACAAACAACAAATTCCATTTTGATGATTCGTCCGGTAGCTTTTCGGATGAATGAACAGACGGCGGTAAATAATTATTACCAGAAGGTATTGGATGGACTGCATCCGGAAACTGTGAACGCTAAAGCACAGCAGGAATTTGATGCTTTTGTAGAGAAATTAAGAGCGGCAGGAATCAATGTGATAGTGGTAGAAGATACCAAAAGTCCGGATACTCCCGATTCTATTTTTCCAAACAACTGGATTTCATTCCATGAAAACGGAGACGTAGCGCTTTATCCGATGTTTGCAGAAAACCGTCGTGAAGAGCGCCGCGAAGATATTTTAGATTTACTGGAAGACCAGGGTTACAGAATTGATAACATCGTTGACTATACCTCTGCGGAAGAAGATAATATCTTTTTGGAAGGAACGGGAAGCCTGTTGCTGGACCGTGCCAATGGAAAAGCCTATTGTGCCCTTTCGCCAAGAGCAGATGAAGAGCTCCTGATTGAATTTTGTGAAGATTTTGATTATGCCCCGGTTATTTTTGAAGCCTTTCAGACGGTAAATGGCGAGCGTAAATTGATTTACCATACGAATGTTATGATGTGTCTGGGAGAAACTTTTGCTGTTATCTGTGCAGATAGTATTGATGACAAGCAGGAACGAAAAATGGTATTGGATAACCTTAAGGCAGATGGAAAAGAAGTAATACTGATTACAGAAGACCAGGTTAATAATTTTGCAGGAAATATGCTGGAAGTAAGAGGCAAGGATGACAAGCGTTATCTGGTGATGAGTGCTGCGGCATACAAAAGCCTGAAACCGGTACAGATTGAAAAGCTGGAATACCATTGCGAAATCATCAGCTCCAGCCTTGATACCATTGAAGCTTGCGGCGGTGGAAGTGCAAGATGTATGATGGCTGAGGTATTTCTGCCAAAAGAATAA